The Lactuca sativa cultivar Salinas chromosome 2, Lsat_Salinas_v11, whole genome shotgun sequence genome includes a window with the following:
- the LOC111899904 gene encoding uncharacterized protein LOC111899904: protein MGESPDTMDDYMRMSERTARESLYALSRGVVETFGDVYLRKPSLHDLQELYAVHEERHGFPGMIGSIHCTHWKWKNCPVAWKGQYASGHHGSPSLSPIFDNLLNGKVLDAPFTVNGNEYKYGYYLTDGIYPQYSTFVKAFRHSVEERDKFFKRRQEGARKDVERAFGVLEAKWHIVEHATQSLDLETLRYIMYACIIMHNMVVEDKGRNIAHYIPTKSRHVQFQPGTTYYLHRVVDIHDANKYRKLREDLADYIFYGNNNDNE from the exons ATGGGGGAGTCACCCGACACCATGGACGACTATATGAGAATGTCCgaaagaaccgcaagagagagtttGTATGCATTGTCAAGGGGTGTTGTTGAAACTTTTGGAGACGTGTATTTGCGGAAACCTTCGTTGCATGATTTGCAAGAATTGTATGCGGTGCATGAAGAACGTCATGGGTTTCCCGGAATGATAGGAAGCATTCATTGCACACACTGGAAATGGAAAAATTGTCCGGTAGCATGGAAAGGGCAATATGCAAGTGGTCATCACGGATCACCTTCTTTG TCGCCAATATTCGACAATCTTTTGAATGGAAAAGTCTTGGATGCTCCTTTCACGGTGAATGGAAacgaatacaaatatgggtattacCTTACAGATGGAATATATCCTCAGTATTCCACATTCGTGAAGGCATTCCGCCACTCGGTTGAAGAACGAGACAAATTTTTTAAAAGAAGACAAGAAGGAGCACGTAAGGATGTGGAACGTGCTTTTGGAGTGCTGGAGGCGAAGTGGCATATAGTCGAACATGCAACACAATCATTGGATTTAGAAACTCTACGATAtataatgtatgcatgtatcataatgcataacatggtaGTAGAAGATAAAGGGAGAAATATTGCACACTATATCCCAACGAAGTCCAGACACGTTCAATTTCAACCAGGAACAACATATTATTTGCATCGCGTTGTTGACATTCATGACGCAAATAAATACAGAAAACTTCGAGAGGACTTGGCAGATTATATCTTCTATGGTAACAATAACGATAACGAATAa